In the genome of Flavobacteriales bacterium, one region contains:
- a CDS encoding type II toxin-antitoxin system RelE/ParE family toxin — protein MIISFGSKETESIWRGQPVKNIPLEIQKTGRRKLRMLNNTQSMQDLKIPPSNRLEKLKGNLNDFYSIRVNDQWRIIFRWNKAQASEVEIIDYHS, from the coding sequence ATGATTATATCATTTGGTTCTAAGGAAACTGAAAGCATATGGAGGGGACAACCTGTCAAGAACATACCCTTGGAAATCCAGAAAACCGGAAGAAGAAAACTCAGGATGCTGAACAATACACAAAGCATGCAGGACTTAAAAATCCCTCCTTCCAATCGCCTTGAAAAGCTCAAAGGAAATCTGAATGATTTTTATAGCATCCGGGTGAATGATCAATGGCGAATCATATTTCGTTGGAACAAAGCCCAGGCAAGTGAGGTGGAAATTATCGATTATCATTCATAA
- a CDS encoding aspartate kinase has protein sequence MKVFKFGGASVKDAASVKNVASVLRLFPKDQLVVVVSAMGKTTNALEVLVKACMEGKPRKITQCMQELKTYHATIINGLFDKPQDALTDLETQLGNMERFMKGNRSGQYDFVYDQLVSMGEVISTRIIAAYLNSIGFNCTWLDAREVIRTDGTFREGKVDWKTSSAQVKKAIHAVMDKKKGGRIVLTQGFIGSTPRKQTTTLGREGSDYTAAIFAHILDAEEVAIWKDVPGVLNADPKWFDDTVLLPQLSYRDAIELSYYGATVIHPKTIKPLENKKIPLKVKSFVHPREKGTVIGHAGYKKLIPSFIFRINQALLSIQPKDFSFIAEENLSLIFGLFSRHRIKINVMQNSAISFLVSVDHDDAKVKALVKDLSKHFNVDAVTGKLELITIRYYDQKTIDRVCVKKEVLLEQKSATTVQLVVRDIG, from the coding sequence ATGAAAGTATTCAAGTTCGGTGGTGCATCCGTGAAAGATGCCGCATCGGTAAAAAACGTAGCCAGCGTGCTGCGGTTGTTTCCCAAAGATCAGCTGGTGGTGGTGGTATCCGCCATGGGCAAAACCACCAATGCCCTGGAGGTGCTGGTGAAAGCGTGCATGGAGGGCAAACCGCGAAAGATCACCCAATGCATGCAGGAGCTGAAAACGTACCATGCCACCATCATCAACGGTTTGTTCGACAAGCCGCAGGATGCATTGACCGACCTGGAAACGCAGCTCGGAAACATGGAGCGCTTCATGAAAGGCAACCGTTCCGGTCAGTATGACTTTGTATACGACCAGCTTGTGTCCATGGGAGAAGTGATCTCCACCCGCATCATCGCGGCCTACCTCAACAGCATCGGCTTCAACTGCACCTGGCTGGATGCCCGTGAAGTGATCCGCACCGACGGCACGTTCAGGGAAGGAAAAGTGGATTGGAAAACATCCTCGGCACAGGTAAAGAAAGCCATACATGCGGTGATGGACAAGAAAAAGGGCGGCAGGATCGTGCTCACCCAGGGCTTCATCGGAAGCACCCCGCGGAAGCAAACCACCACCCTGGGCAGGGAAGGATCGGATTATACAGCGGCTATCTTCGCCCATATCCTGGATGCCGAGGAAGTGGCCATCTGGAAAGACGTTCCGGGCGTACTCAATGCCGACCCGAAATGGTTTGACGACACCGTATTGCTGCCGCAACTTTCCTACCGCGACGCCATCGAGCTGTCGTACTACGGCGCCACCGTCATCCACCCCAAGACCATCAAGCCGCTGGAGAACAAAAAGATTCCGCTCAAGGTGAAATCTTTTGTGCACCCCAGGGAAAAAGGCACGGTGATCGGGCATGCCGGCTATAAGAAACTGATCCCGTCATTTATCTTCCGCATCAACCAGGCCCTGCTGTCGATCCAGCCGAAGGACTTCTCCTTCATCGCAGAAGAGAACCTGAGCCTGATCTTCGGCCTGTTCTCCAGGCACCGGATCAAGATCAACGTGATGCAGAACAGCGCCATCTCCTTCCTGGTAAGTGTTGACCACGACGATGCCAAAGTGAAGGCCCTGGTGAAGGACTTAAGCAAACATTTCAATGTGGATGCAGTGACCGGCAAACTGGAGTTGATCACCATCCGCTATTACGACCAGAAAACCATCGACCGGGTGTGCGTGAAGAAGGAAGTGCTGCTTGAACAGAAGAGTGCAACTACGGTGCAGCTGGTGGTGAGGGACATTGGCTAA
- the mgtE gene encoding magnesium transporter: MAFELTKEFLAAIEDAIGQADKSRIRELTESLHPADIAEIVEELDVQEAKFLYQSLEKELAAEVIIEMDEAEKEDFLDQFTSREIAEDVIDNLESDDAADLMALLPEEKKQEVLTHMEDVEQASDIVHLMGYDEDTAGGLMAKELVMARESWDIETCVAEMRRQAKEVDDVYAVYVVDDQDRLLGLLSLRDMIIRPSITKVADACNREIISVSAETKAEEVANIMKKYDLVVLPVVNDQQQLIGRITIDDVVDVMQEEAEKDYQLASGISGNVDQRDKAWMLWQARLPWLLIGLVGELVSAKVIGAHESQLQINPQLAFFIPLIAAMGGNAGVQSSAIIVQGLANKSLQFISLFGKLSKELIVALVNGFFCSAILLIYNYLFTEDLTLSLTVGIALIAVIIMASIMGTLVPLILHKYKVDPALATGPFITTTNDVMGMLVYFSIGHLMYSL, from the coding sequence ATGGCATTTGAACTGACCAAAGAATTTCTTGCTGCGATCGAGGACGCAATAGGTCAGGCCGACAAAAGCCGCATCCGCGAGCTGACTGAATCCCTTCACCCTGCAGATATCGCCGAGATTGTCGAAGAACTCGACGTGCAGGAAGCCAAATTCCTTTACCAGTCGCTGGAGAAAGAACTTGCCGCAGAGGTCATCATTGAGATGGATGAAGCGGAGAAGGAAGATTTCCTCGACCAGTTCACATCCCGGGAGATCGCGGAGGATGTGATCGACAACCTCGAGTCGGATGATGCGGCTGACCTCATGGCCCTGCTGCCGGAAGAGAAGAAGCAGGAAGTACTCACCCACATGGAGGATGTGGAGCAGGCCAGCGACATCGTTCACCTCATGGGTTACGATGAGGATACCGCGGGTGGTCTGATGGCGAAGGAACTGGTGATGGCCCGTGAAAGCTGGGACATCGAAACCTGCGTGGCCGAAATGCGCCGCCAGGCAAAAGAAGTGGATGACGTATACGCCGTGTATGTGGTCGACGACCAGGACCGGCTCCTCGGATTGTTGTCGCTCCGCGACATGATCATCCGGCCCTCCATCACCAAAGTGGCCGACGCTTGCAACAGGGAGATCATTTCCGTGTCGGCAGAGACCAAGGCGGAGGAAGTGGCCAACATCATGAAGAAATATGACCTCGTGGTACTGCCCGTGGTCAATGACCAGCAACAGCTCATCGGCCGCATCACCATCGATGACGTGGTGGATGTGATGCAGGAAGAAGCTGAGAAAGATTACCAGCTGGCATCCGGTATCTCCGGTAACGTAGACCAGAGGGACAAGGCCTGGATGCTCTGGCAGGCACGTTTGCCATGGTTGCTCATCGGGCTCGTGGGAGAACTCGTGAGCGCCAAGGTGATCGGCGCCCACGAAAGCCAGCTCCAGATCAATCCGCAACTGGCTTTCTTTATTCCGCTGATCGCAGCGATGGGAGGGAACGCCGGCGTGCAGTCGTCTGCCATCATCGTGCAGGGCCTTGCCAACAAATCGCTGCAATTCATCAGCCTGTTCGGGAAATTATCCAAAGAACTCATCGTGGCCCTTGTGAACGGATTTTTCTGTTCGGCCATCCTTCTTATATACAATTACCTCTTCACAGAAGATCTCACCCTCAGCCTCACCGTGGGCATCGCACTCATCGCGGTGATCATCATGGCATCGATCATGGGTACACTGGTGCCGCTGATCCTGCATAAGTACAAGGTAGATCCTGCGCTCGCCACCGGGCCGTTTATCACCACCACCAACGATGTGATGGGCATGCTCGTGTATTTTTCCATCGGGCACCTGATGTATAGTTTGTAA
- the mfd gene encoding transcription-repair coupling factor yields the protein MDQLEESFAGAAQVQQLKNVLSGSPRARVQLKGLVGSALSFYAAQVVHDKGGAHFFVLNDKEEAAYFFNDLQTLLGEKNVLFLPESYRQYYGARINSNIIIRNEALERLSKSLKRGWALVTFPEALAELVWSGKKMREKRIDLTVNMEADMEDLRTRLYGFGFEAVDFVYEPGQFSIRGGIIDIYTYHQEFPFRIEWIGDQIASLRTFEPDTQLSVSMLDHLSILPNLHDQEDEKVPVVSLPDQDAVLWVKDAMLVRDRVEEERVRCAKAYDALEDKSQQPPPDRLLVAPEDLLQGMLEYATVEFGRMPLFGDGETITFHTRPQPSFNKNFELLSADLAANNDKQYQNFIFADHPKQIERLYAILEDLGARVQGDLSFTPFAKSLHEGFVDDDLKLAVYTDHQIFNRYHKFRLRTGFTGGQALTLKELYDLKPGDYVTHIDHGVGRFDGLETIDVNGKKQEAVRLTYQDKDILYVSIHSLHRIMRFSGKDGVPPKVNKLGSKAWANLKQKTKKKVKDIAKDLIALYAKRKAKQGFAFTPDTYLQHELEASFLYEDTPDQEKATADVKKDMEQSTPMDRLICGDVGFGKTEIAIRAAFKAVADSKQVAILAPTTILTMQHAKTFRERLKDFPCTVDYINRFRSSAQQKETLKKLEEGKIDIIIGTHRLLSKDVKFKDLGLLIIDEEQKFGVSAKEKLKAMRAEVDTLTLTATPIPRTLHFSLMGARDLSVINTPPPNRYPIQTQLHPFNESVIGEAVDYELSRGGQVFFVHNRVKNIQEVALMVERTAPGARVAVAHGQMEGKQLEKIMVDFIDGKYDVLVATTIIESGLDIPNANTIIINQAHMYGLSDLHQMRGRVGRSNKKAFCYLLAPPLVGLSNDARRRLQAIEEFSDLSSGFNIALRDMDIRGAGNLLGAEQSGFISEMGFEAYHQVLDEAIRELKHEEFRELFKDEEQELFVKDCQIESDLEILIPDSYVNKISERLALYRELNQVTDEAGLEVFESQMKDRFGPLPAPVLDLMDTMRLKWVGAAVGLEKIFLKNERLFGHFPPPDMEVFYQSDQFSRLLAYIQQQGQNMALKQSEDRLRLVIRDVHSVDQALSLLREIETIVHHTSYSKSIQQQHTATGGSSGLIFPPDNGSL from the coding sequence TTGGATCAACTTGAGGAGAGCTTTGCAGGCGCTGCCCAGGTACAACAACTGAAAAATGTTCTTTCCGGCTCACCCCGCGCCCGGGTACAACTGAAAGGGCTTGTGGGTTCAGCCCTGTCGTTTTATGCCGCACAGGTGGTACACGACAAGGGAGGTGCACATTTCTTTGTGCTCAACGACAAAGAAGAGGCCGCCTACTTCTTCAACGACCTGCAAACCTTGTTGGGTGAGAAAAACGTATTGTTTCTGCCCGAATCGTACCGCCAATATTATGGCGCCCGCATCAACAGCAACATCATCATCAGAAATGAAGCACTCGAACGTCTCAGCAAATCCCTGAAACGCGGTTGGGCGCTGGTCACATTCCCGGAAGCCCTGGCCGAATTGGTATGGTCAGGCAAAAAGATGCGTGAAAAGCGCATTGATCTGACGGTGAATATGGAGGCTGATATGGAAGACCTCCGTACCCGTTTGTACGGCTTCGGGTTTGAGGCGGTGGATTTCGTTTACGAACCCGGCCAGTTTTCCATTCGTGGCGGCATCATCGATATCTATACCTACCACCAGGAGTTTCCTTTCAGGATCGAATGGATCGGGGATCAGATCGCATCCCTGCGCACATTTGAACCCGACACGCAATTGTCGGTTTCCATGCTTGATCATCTGTCCATCCTGCCCAACCTGCACGACCAGGAAGATGAAAAAGTACCTGTTGTTTCCCTTCCGGATCAAGATGCCGTTCTATGGGTAAAAGATGCCATGCTGGTGCGTGACCGTGTGGAAGAAGAACGCGTCCGTTGCGCCAAGGCTTACGATGCATTGGAAGATAAGTCCCAGCAACCGCCCCCCGACCGTTTGCTGGTGGCACCTGAAGACCTGCTCCAGGGCATGCTGGAATATGCCACCGTGGAGTTCGGCCGCATGCCCCTTTTCGGTGATGGTGAAACGATCACCTTCCACACCCGGCCGCAGCCTTCTTTCAATAAAAACTTCGAATTGTTGTCGGCTGACCTGGCTGCCAACAACGACAAGCAATACCAGAACTTCATTTTTGCAGATCACCCCAAGCAGATAGAAAGGTTGTATGCCATCCTGGAAGACCTGGGTGCCCGTGTCCAGGGGGATCTGTCATTTACCCCTTTTGCCAAATCACTGCATGAAGGTTTTGTGGATGATGACCTGAAACTGGCGGTGTACACCGATCACCAGATCTTCAACCGCTACCACAAGTTCAGGCTGCGCACCGGGTTCACCGGCGGACAGGCGCTCACGCTCAAGGAACTGTACGACCTCAAACCGGGTGATTATGTCACCCACATCGATCATGGTGTGGGGCGTTTCGACGGACTTGAGACGATTGACGTGAATGGCAAGAAACAGGAAGCGGTGAGGTTGACTTATCAGGATAAAGACATCCTCTACGTAAGCATCCACTCGCTTCACCGCATCATGCGGTTTTCCGGGAAAGATGGTGTGCCTCCCAAGGTGAACAAGCTCGGATCCAAGGCATGGGCCAACCTCAAACAAAAGACCAAGAAGAAGGTCAAGGACATCGCCAAAGACCTCATTGCCCTGTATGCCAAACGCAAGGCCAAACAGGGATTTGCCTTCACACCCGATACTTACCTGCAACATGAACTGGAGGCCTCCTTCCTCTATGAAGACACCCCTGACCAGGAAAAGGCTACGGCAGACGTAAAAAAGGACATGGAGCAATCCACCCCCATGGACAGGCTGATCTGCGGAGACGTGGGCTTCGGTAAAACCGAGATCGCCATCCGTGCCGCATTCAAGGCTGTGGCCGACAGCAAGCAGGTGGCCATCCTGGCACCAACAACCATCCTTACCATGCAGCACGCGAAAACATTCCGGGAACGCCTGAAGGATTTTCCCTGCACGGTGGATTACATCAACCGCTTCCGGTCGTCTGCCCAGCAAAAGGAAACCCTGAAGAAGCTGGAGGAAGGAAAGATCGATATCATCATCGGTACACACCGATTGCTGAGCAAAGACGTGAAGTTCAAAGACCTCGGGTTGCTCATCATCGATGAAGAACAGAAATTCGGTGTGTCGGCCAAGGAAAAACTGAAAGCCATGCGGGCCGAAGTGGATACACTTACGCTCACGGCTACCCCCATCCCGCGTACCCTGCACTTCTCACTGATGGGCGCCAGAGACCTGAGCGTGATCAACACACCGCCCCCCAACAGGTACCCGATCCAAACCCAGTTGCACCCGTTCAATGAGTCGGTCATTGGAGAAGCCGTTGACTATGAGCTGTCGCGGGGCGGACAAGTGTTCTTTGTACACAACCGCGTGAAGAACATCCAGGAAGTGGCCCTGATGGTGGAACGAACTGCTCCCGGTGCACGTGTGGCCGTGGCACACGGACAGATGGAAGGAAAGCAGCTGGAGAAGATCATGGTGGATTTCATCGATGGCAAATACGATGTGCTCGTGGCCACCACCATCATCGAGTCCGGTCTGGATATCCCCAATGCCAATACCATCATCATCAACCAGGCACATATGTACGGACTGAGCGACCTCCACCAGATGCGGGGACGTGTAGGCCGCTCCAACAAGAAAGCCTTTTGTTACCTCCTGGCACCGCCGCTGGTGGGACTGTCAAACGATGCACGCCGGCGCCTGCAGGCCATCGAGGAATTCTCCGACCTGTCGAGTGGTTTCAACATCGCACTGCGTGATATGGACATCCGCGGAGCAGGTAATCTGCTTGGTGCCGAACAAAGCGGGTTCATTTCGGAGATGGGCTTCGAGGCCTATCACCAGGTGCTGGATGAAGCCATCCGCGAACTCAAGCACGAAGAATTCCGTGAACTGTTCAAGGATGAAGAACAGGAGTTGTTTGTGAAAGATTGCCAGATCGAGTCGGACCTGGAGATCCTCATCCCCGATTCCTATGTGAACAAGATCAGTGAACGACTGGCACTTTACAGGGAACTTAACCAGGTGACCGACGAGGCCGGCCTGGAAGTGTTCGAGTCGCAAATGAAAGACCGGTTCGGTCCGCTGCCCGCACCCGTGCTTGACCTGATGGACACCATGCGCTTGAAATGGGTAGGCGCTGCTGTCGGACTGGAAAAGATTTTTCTCAAGAACGAGCGGCTCTTCGGTCATTTCCCTCCGCCTGACATGGAGGTCTTCTATCAGTCCGATCAATTCTCACGCCTGCTCGCTTACATTCAACAGCAAGGTCAGAACATGGCGCTTAAGCAGTCTGAAGACCGGTTGCGGCTGGTGATTCGCGATGTGCACAGTGTGGATCAGGCGCTTTCCCTTCTGCGTGAGATCGAGACCATTGTGCATCATACATCATACAGCAAGAGCATACAGCAACAGCATACAGCAACAGGAGGATCCTCAGGCCTAATCTTCCCGCCGGATAACGGATCTTTGTAA
- the rsmA gene encoding ribosomal RNA small subunit methyltransferase A, which yields MRAKKKFGQHFLKDTSMAMRIVDALEGETFDRVLEIGPGKGVLTDILLPRYGSRFWAVEIDREAVEYLHDRFREPSLQLVSEDFLRWDLSELGTGSFAVIGNFPYNISSQILFRVVENRDRIPVTVGMFQKEVADRVRAEPGSKVYGILSVWIQAFYEVDEIMTVLPDAFHPPPKVKSAVIRLRRLETPRIQSDPDWFLKVVKTAFNQRRKTLRNALKTVILHPSGEIPFLDQRAETLSVEAFDELAGVLRNQHP from the coding sequence ATGAGAGCCAAGAAGAAATTCGGTCAACATTTTCTTAAAGATACCTCCATGGCCATGCGCATTGTGGATGCCCTGGAAGGGGAGACGTTTGACCGTGTGCTGGAAATCGGTCCGGGTAAGGGTGTGCTTACAGACATTCTGCTGCCCCGCTACGGTTCGCGTTTCTGGGCGGTGGAGATCGATCGCGAAGCAGTGGAATACCTGCATGACCGCTTCCGGGAGCCATCCCTGCAGCTGGTGTCGGAAGATTTTCTGCGGTGGGATCTGTCGGAACTCGGAACAGGAAGTTTCGCCGTGATCGGGAACTTCCCTTACAACATATCATCCCAGATCCTTTTTCGCGTGGTGGAAAACCGCGACAGAATTCCTGTGACGGTGGGAATGTTTCAGAAGGAAGTGGCTGATCGCGTACGTGCCGAACCGGGCAGCAAGGTATATGGCATCCTGAGTGTATGGATCCAGGCCTTTTATGAAGTGGATGAAATCATGACCGTATTGCCGGATGCTTTTCATCCGCCCCCGAAAGTGAAGTCGGCTGTCATCCGGTTGAGAAGACTTGAAACACCACGCATCCAAAGCGATCCCGACTGGTTTCTGAAAGTGGTGAAAACCGCATTTAACCAGCGCCGAAAGACTTTGAGGAATGCCTTAAAAACCGTTATTTTGCACCCGTCCGGCGAAATCCCTTTTCTGGACCAGCGAGCCGAAACCTTATCGGTGGAGGCATTTGATGAACTTGCCGGGGTGCTTCGGAATCAGCATCCTTAA
- a CDS encoding hydroxyacid dehydrogenase, translated as MKFLFADSVHPAMEKGLTALGIQCDLRYDISPEEAHAVIGAYDGLVIRSKFRIDAKFLDQAVRLKCIARYGSGMENIDVPYAESKGIRCLSAPEGNRDAVANHALGMLLSLMKNISRSHNEVRNGTWEREGNRGYELDGKTVAIIGYGNTGSAFAKRLAGFDVKVLVYDPYVQGIEKGHVHPATMERIFKDADVLSLHVPLTDETRNLVNAAYLARFEKNIFLINTSRGQVLNTADLVAAMESGKVRAAGLDVLEYEKSSFESLAPEDMPAPLKYLLESPDSIVTPHIAGWSFESYEKLAMVLVEKVGKMV; from the coding sequence ATGAAGTTTCTCTTTGCAGACAGCGTTCATCCCGCCATGGAAAAAGGGCTCACCGCTCTGGGCATCCAATGTGACCTGAGGTATGATATCAGTCCGGAGGAAGCGCATGCCGTGATCGGTGCATACGACGGACTGGTGATCCGCAGCAAGTTCCGGATCGATGCGAAGTTTCTAGATCAAGCGGTTCGCCTGAAATGCATTGCGCGCTACGGTTCTGGCATGGAGAACATTGATGTGCCCTATGCGGAAAGCAAAGGCATCCGCTGCCTGTCGGCGCCGGAAGGCAACCGGGATGCCGTGGCCAACCATGCGTTGGGCATGCTGTTGTCGCTGATGAAGAACATCAGTCGATCGCACAACGAGGTGCGCAACGGCACCTGGGAACGGGAAGGCAACCGCGGGTACGAACTCGATGGAAAGACGGTGGCCATCATCGGTTATGGCAACACCGGGTCGGCATTTGCGAAGCGACTGGCAGGGTTTGACGTGAAGGTGTTGGTGTACGATCCGTATGTGCAGGGCATTGAAAAAGGCCATGTGCATCCCGCCACCATGGAGCGCATTTTCAAAGACGCCGATGTGCTGAGCCTGCATGTGCCGCTGACCGATGAAACCAGGAACCTGGTGAACGCCGCTTACCTGGCCCGTTTTGAAAAGAACATCTTCCTGATCAACACGTCGCGTGGACAGGTGCTGAACACGGCCGACCTGGTGGCAGCCATGGAATCGGGGAAGGTGAGGGCGGCCGGACTGGACGTACTGGAATACGAGAAATCATCCTTTGAATCGCTGGCTCCCGAAGACATGCCGGCGCCGCTGAAATACCTGCTGGAAAGTCCGGACAGCATTGTTACCCCGCACATTGCCGGGTGGTCGTTCGAATCGTATGAAAAGCTGGCGATGGTGTTGGTGGAGAAGGTGGGGAAGATGGTTTGA
- the fbp gene encoding class 1 fructose-bisphosphatase — protein sequence MVGLKKDKHVTTLGEFIIERQAEFPYSRGELSRLLSDIAIAAKVVNREVNKAGLVDILGEAGVTNVQGEEVKKLDVFANEQFIAALQSGGECCAVASEENEEFIPFDNKISENAKYVVAFDPLDGSSNIDVNVSIGTIFSIYRRVSLSGPGTLEDFLQPGTEQVAAGYIIYGSSTMMVYTTGKGVNGFTLDPSIGEFCLSHPNLQIPKNGKIYSINEGNYVHFPDGVKSFIKYCQEDHKESNRPYSSRYIGSLVADFHRNLIKGGIFLYPSTSKDPKGKLRLLYECNPLAFIAEQAGGRATDGFKRILETQPTDIHQRIPYFVGSEQLVEVAESFMTSHKKVPA from the coding sequence ATGGTTGGTTTAAAAAAAGACAAACACGTGACCACACTGGGCGAGTTCATCATTGAACGCCAGGCTGAATTTCCATATTCAAGGGGAGAGCTTTCCCGTCTCCTCAGTGACATCGCCATTGCGGCGAAAGTGGTCAACCGGGAGGTGAACAAGGCGGGTCTCGTTGACATCCTCGGCGAGGCGGGCGTAACCAATGTGCAGGGTGAAGAGGTGAAGAAGCTGGATGTTTTCGCCAACGAACAGTTCATTGCGGCGTTGCAGTCGGGCGGTGAATGTTGCGCAGTGGCATCCGAAGAGAACGAGGAATTCATCCCGTTCGACAACAAAATCTCTGAAAACGCCAAATACGTGGTGGCCTTCGATCCCCTCGACGGCTCGTCCAACATTGATGTGAATGTATCCATCGGCACCATCTTTTCCATTTACAGGCGTGTAAGCCTGTCGGGACCGGGTACGCTGGAAGATTTCCTTCAACCGGGCACCGAACAGGTGGCGGCCGGATACATCATTTACGGTTCATCCACCATGATGGTATACACCACCGGCAAAGGCGTCAACGGTTTTACACTTGATCCTTCCATCGGTGAGTTCTGCCTGTCGCACCCCAACCTGCAGATCCCCAAAAACGGCAAGATCTATTCCATCAATGAAGGCAACTATGTGCATTTCCCCGATGGCGTGAAGTCGTTCATCAAATATTGCCAGGAAGACCACAAGGAATCCAACAGGCCGTATTCGTCCCGTTATATCGGATCACTGGTGGCCGATTTCCACCGCAACCTGATCAAGGGTGGGATCTTCCTGTATCCGTCCACATCCAAAGATCCGAAAGGAAAGCTGCGTTTGCTTTACGAGTGCAATCCCCTCGCCTTCATCGCCGAGCAGGCAGGTGGCAGGGCTACAGACGGTTTCAAGCGGATACTCGAAACCCAACCCACGGACATCCATCAGCGCATTCCATATTTCGTCGGTTCCGAACAGCTTGTGGAAGTGGCCGAATCATTCATGACTTCGCACAAGAAAGTGCCGGCATAA
- a CDS encoding YdeI/OmpD-associated family protein — MNPDVDHYIARSAPFAQLVLQHIRKLIHQACPEVEEKMKWSFPHFDYKGMMCSMAAFKQHCAFTFWKGALLEDPNRVMDKKRSEAMGQFGRIALIDDLPEDAIVLGLIRDAMRLNDEGIKLPPKPKKPVNKVTVPDILRDALGKNKKAGAQFEALSAACQREYIQWITEAKREETRERRVKSAIEWISEGKHLNWKYQK, encoded by the coding sequence ATGAACCCCGACGTAGATCATTACATCGCCAGATCTGCCCCGTTTGCACAGCTTGTTCTGCAACACATCCGCAAGCTGATTCACCAGGCCTGTCCGGAAGTGGAAGAAAAAATGAAATGGAGTTTTCCCCATTTCGATTACAAGGGCATGATGTGCAGCATGGCGGCTTTCAAGCAGCATTGCGCATTCACCTTCTGGAAAGGTGCGCTGCTGGAAGACCCGAACCGGGTGATGGACAAAAAGCGATCGGAAGCGATGGGACAGTTCGGGCGCATCGCTTTAATTGACGACCTGCCTGAAGATGCAATTGTTCTCGGACTGATCCGTGACGCCATGCGGTTGAATGACGAGGGGATCAAGCTGCCACCCAAGCCCAAGAAGCCGGTAAACAAGGTAACGGTTCCAGATATACTTCGTGATGCGCTCGGCAAAAACAAAAAAGCGGGTGCTCAGTTCGAAGCGCTGTCGGCTGCATGCCAACGGGAATACATTCAATGGATCACCGAAGCCAAGCGGGAAGAAACCCGTGAGCGAAGGGTGAAGAGCGCCATCGAATGGATTTCGGAGGGGAAGCACCTCAACTGGAAATACCAAAAGTGA
- a CDS encoding HigA family addiction module antidote protein, which yields MTQLPNIHPGEILLQEFLEPLGISAYKLSKDIGIPQTRTSEILKGRRRITADTALRLSRYFGTTAKFWLGLQDDFDLEEERILKERELDRIKSYKENAA from the coding sequence ATGACCCAATTACCCAACATACATCCCGGCGAAATCCTGCTCCAGGAATTTCTTGAACCATTGGGCATCAGCGCATATAAGCTGTCAAAAGACATCGGCATACCACAAACAAGAACATCGGAGATCCTGAAAGGCCGCAGGCGCATCACAGCGGATACGGCCCTTAGGTTGAGCCGCTATTTCGGAACCACCGCAAAGTTCTGGCTCGGTTTGCAGGATGACTTTGACCTGGAAGAGGAGCGCATCTTAAAGGAGCGGGAACTGGACCGGATCAAAAGCTACAAGGAAAATGCTGCCTGA
- a CDS encoding GNAT family N-acetyltransferase, with protein MSFTLRKANRTDCREMYRLVNELALYERAPEEVTVTLEEFTEDGFGADPRFEAIVAEDSSGIIGLALYFNRYSTWKGRCMYLEDLIVTEPARGRGIGKALLTEVIGIAKQAGARRLEWQVLDWNEPSIAFYKSLGAELDNTWINCRMTAEKLASFRIPAMD; from the coding sequence ATGAGTTTCACCCTACGCAAAGCAAACCGCACGGATTGCCGGGAAATGTACCGGCTGGTAAACGAACTGGCGCTATATGAGCGTGCACCGGAAGAGGTAACCGTTACCCTGGAAGAATTCACCGAAGATGGCTTCGGGGCAGACCCGAGATTTGAGGCCATTGTTGCGGAAGACAGCAGCGGCATCATCGGCCTGGCACTGTATTTCAACCGGTACTCCACCTGGAAAGGCAGGTGCATGTACCTGGAAGACCTGATCGTCACCGAGCCGGCCCGCGGACGCGGGATCGGAAAAGCACTGCTGACAGAGGTCATCGGCATTGCCAAGCAGGCAGGGGCACGCCGGTTGGAATGGCAGGTACTCGACTGGAACGAACCCTCCATCGCCTTTTACAAAAGCCTGGGCGCCGAGCTGGACAACACCTGGATCAATTGCCGCATGACCGCCGAAAAACTGGCTTCGTTCCGGATCCCGGCCATGGATTGA